The Polyangium mundeleinium genome contains the following window.
CTTCCCGCACGCGGCCCCCCCGTTCGGCCAGGAACAATCCGGACTCGTGTTTGCCTGGCTCTCGTCTCTCACGATCGCCGGCGTGGTCGTGCGGGGGATTTCCCATGCTGCGATGTTCCAACGGCTCAGCGTCAAAAAGCAATCACACGTAAGTAGTATCTCACGGGACGGATTTCATTCCGGAGACCACGGAGGTGGCTACCTCTGTACAGGCAAGTCAGAGAGTCCCTGATGGAGGGGAGGGAAATTCCTCCCAACGAGGAAAACCTGGCCTTGACAAACTCGCGCCTGGTCCGCGAGGCTTCTCGCCGCATGCCACGCGTCACGTTCACCCCGCATATCGCGAGGCACGTCCCCTGCCCGGCGCGCGACGTCGACGGGCGCACCGTCCGCGAGGCCCTCGACGTGTATTTCGCAGCCGAGCCGGCCGTGCGAGGGTACGTCCTCGACGAGCAGGGCGTCGTCCGCAAGCACGTGGTCATCTTCGTCGACGGTCAGCAGACGACAGATCGAACGAGCCTCGGAGACAGGGTGAGCGAGGGCTCGGTGATCTACGTGATGCAAGCGCTTTCCGGGGGTTAGAGGCCATGTCGAGCAGGTTGTTCGTGGCGACGCGCAAAGGGCTTTTCCGTCTCGATCGAAAGCCTTCGGGATGGACGAGCAGCGAGGTCTCGTTCCTCGGTGACAACGTTTCGATGGTGCTGCCGGATCCGCGCGATGGGACACTTTATGCAGCACTCGCGCTGGGGCATTTCGGGGTGAAGCTCCGGCGCTCGCGGGACGAGGGCGCGACGTGGGAGGAGATCACGGCGCCCGCCTATCCGCCGCTGCCCGAAGGAGCCGAGCCG
Protein-coding sequences here:
- a CDS encoding MoaD/ThiS family protein — protein: MTNSRLVREASRRMPRVTFTPHIARHVPCPARDVDGRTVREALDVYFAAEPAVRGYVLDEQGVVRKHVVIFVDGQQTTDRTSLGDRVSEGSVIYVMQALSGG